In Streptococcus parasuis, the following proteins share a genomic window:
- a CDS encoding THUMP domain-containing class I SAM-dependent RNA methyltransferase codes for MKKQFEFIATAAAGLEAVVGREIRNLGYECQVENGRVRFHGDVKSMIETNIWLRSADRVKIVVGQFPAKTFEELFQGVFHLDWENYLPLGCKFPISKAKCVKSKLHNEPSVQAISKKAVVKKLQKHFSRPEGVPLQEVGAEFKIEVSILKDVATVMIDTTGSSLFKRGYRVEKGGAPIKENMAAAILQLSNWYPDKPLIDPTCGSGTFCIEAAMLAKNIAPGLKRSFAFEEWPWVEDQLVAALRKEAQASIKSDLVLDITGSDIDARLVETAKRNAYAAGVEQDIVFKQMRVQDLRTDKLNGVIISNPPYGERLLDDKAIASLYKEMGQVFEPLKTWSIFILTSDEQFEVRYGRQADKKRKLYNGTLKVDLYQFFGQRLKRSTQEVQA; via the coding sequence ATGAAAAAACAATTTGAATTCATTGCAACTGCAGCAGCAGGTTTAGAAGCAGTAGTTGGTCGTGAAATTCGTAACCTTGGCTATGAATGTCAAGTGGAAAATGGTCGTGTTCGCTTCCATGGTGATGTAAAATCAATGATTGAGACAAATATTTGGCTACGTTCGGCAGATAGAGTAAAAATAGTCGTTGGACAATTTCCAGCTAAAACTTTTGAGGAGCTATTTCAAGGAGTTTTTCATCTAGACTGGGAAAACTATTTACCACTTGGCTGTAAATTTCCAATTTCAAAGGCTAAGTGTGTAAAATCTAAATTGCATAATGAACCTAGCGTACAAGCTATATCTAAGAAAGCCGTAGTAAAAAAATTGCAAAAACATTTCTCCCGTCCAGAAGGAGTCCCTCTGCAGGAGGTTGGAGCAGAGTTCAAAATAGAAGTATCTATTTTGAAAGATGTAGCAACAGTCATGATCGATACAACAGGTTCTAGTTTATTCAAACGCGGGTACCGTGTTGAAAAAGGTGGCGCACCAATCAAAGAAAATATGGCAGCAGCTATTTTGCAATTATCGAATTGGTATCCAGATAAACCGCTTATTGACCCTACTTGCGGATCGGGAACTTTCTGTATTGAGGCAGCTATGTTGGCAAAAAATATAGCCCCAGGTTTGAAGAGAAGTTTTGCATTTGAGGAATGGCCGTGGGTTGAGGATCAATTGGTGGCTGCATTACGCAAAGAAGCGCAAGCTTCTATCAAATCAGACTTGGTGTTAGATATAACTGGTTCGGATATCGATGCCCGTCTGGTTGAGACAGCAAAAAGGAATGCCTATGCGGCCGGAGTTGAACAGGACATTGTTTTCAAACAGATGCGAGTCCAAGATTTGCGTACGGATAAACTAAATGGAGTTATTATTTCAAATCCACCATACGGTGAACGATTATTAGATGATAAAGCCATTGCTAGCTTGTACAAAGAGATGGGGCAAGTGTTTGAACCTCTCAAAACGTGGTCTATATTCATTCTAACGAGTGATGAACAGTTTGAAGTTCGTTATGGTCGGCAAGCAGATAAGAAACGGAAATTATATAATGGTACTTTAAAAGTTGATTTGTATCAATTTTTCGGACAACGGCTGAAACGCTCTACACAAGAAGTGCAGGCTTAG
- a CDS encoding cell division site-positioning protein MapZ family protein, translated as MVEKNSHHLPLDEENVLDFEVAKDLTIEEAVKKQKEIEAGVTEDDGLLDRYIKQHREEIESQKFETQIHSEPLLKPIENDVENKTETTNSILTEKSEEVEDHSLLSSEDDTAEYQREVLDEIPVVSTISNIETNGVLEDKGFELAQEDENQVGLSAKKQRKVVYFWSAAGLLFVGVVATALVWMNSANQSSSNTDASSTSTSQTTTSSSSDANVTAFEQLYASFFTDSSLTKLKNSEFGKLTELKALLDKLDKSSDSYKKAKEQYDALEKAITAIQATNAQFDKDVIVDGKIDTTATVKAGETLSATTTGISSVDALLASVVNFGRSQQEVASSTLETEASVVANNQGAETAVDTSTSGAAITAGEEVTTATATSTSYGIPIPAGVTLQRDRSRVPYNQAMIDDANNEAWNFTPGTLENIVAISQQRGYITGNQYILEKVNIINGNGYYNMFKPDGTYLFSINCKTGYFVGNAAGNSDALDY; from the coding sequence GTGGTAGAAAAAAATAGTCATCACCTACCTCTAGATGAGGAAAATGTGTTGGATTTCGAGGTGGCAAAAGATTTAACGATTGAAGAAGCCGTCAAAAAACAAAAAGAAATAGAAGCTGGAGTAACAGAAGACGATGGATTGCTAGATCGTTATATTAAGCAACACCGTGAAGAAATTGAGTCTCAAAAATTTGAAACCCAAATTCATTCTGAGCCGTTACTTAAGCCGATTGAAAATGATGTTGAAAATAAAACGGAAACAACAAATTCAATTCTAACTGAAAAGTCAGAAGAGGTGGAAGATCATTCATTATTATCTAGCGAAGACGATACTGCTGAGTATCAGAGAGAAGTATTGGATGAAATTCCAGTTGTGTCAACAATATCGAACATTGAAACAAATGGGGTTTTGGAAGACAAAGGATTTGAACTAGCTCAAGAAGATGAAAATCAAGTAGGTCTTTCAGCCAAAAAACAAAGAAAGGTAGTTTATTTTTGGTCAGCAGCTGGTTTATTATTTGTTGGTGTGGTAGCAACTGCTTTAGTTTGGATGAATTCCGCCAATCAATCATCATCAAATACGGATGCTAGTTCCACAAGTACTAGTCAAACCACGACTTCATCATCATCAGATGCAAATGTTACTGCTTTTGAGCAACTGTATGCTAGCTTCTTTACTGACAGTAGTTTGACAAAATTGAAGAATTCTGAATTTGGTAAGTTGACTGAGCTAAAAGCGTTACTAGATAAGCTAGATAAAAGCTCTGATAGCTATAAGAAAGCGAAAGAGCAGTATGATGCACTTGAGAAGGCAATTACAGCTATCCAAGCGACCAATGCCCAATTCGATAAAGACGTCATAGTAGATGGTAAAATCGATACAACCGCAACTGTTAAAGCAGGAGAAACACTTTCTGCAACAACAACAGGAATTAGTTCAGTAGATGCATTATTAGCTTCAGTTGTCAATTTTGGACGTTCACAGCAAGAAGTTGCTTCATCTACTTTAGAGACAGAAGCAAGTGTTGTAGCAAATAATCAAGGTGCAGAAACAGCAGTTGATACAAGTACCTCAGGTGCAGCAATAACAGCGGGAGAAGAAGTAACAACTGCAACTGCAACTTCAACTTCATATGGGATTCCGATTCCAGCTGGAGTTACCTTGCAACGCGATCGTAGTCGAGTTCCGTACAATCAAGCGATGATTGATGATGCTAATAATGAGGCTTGGAATTTTACTCCGGGAACTTTAGAAAATATTGTGGCCATTTCACAACAACGTGGCTATATCACGGGCAATCAGTACATTTTGGAAAAAGTAAATATTATCAATGGTAATGGCTATTATAATATGTTTAAACCAGACGGCACCTACTTGTTCTCAATTAATTGTAAAACAGGTTATTTTGTTGGGAATGCTGCCGGTAATTCTGATGCTTTAGATTACTAA